In a single window of the Hydrogenispora ethanolica genome:
- a CDS encoding carbohydrate ABC transporter permease, giving the protein MKRRNLLFKICAYAFLSIAFVASVFPFYWMIVGMTNAAIEVIQGKMTFGRHLAQNLTILFGQFDVVRIFFNSSKIAILTVIGQLIVSSMAAYGFEFYVTKSREKVYGLVMLSMMVPLAALMVPLFRMMVKFGLLNTHAGLILISLASVFIIFFFRQSFKTFPKEIIQAARVDGAGEFRIFCSIVAPAMKATYAAAAIYAFMTSWNAYMMPLILLQTNQQKTLPLLVSTMASAYFPEYGAVMAAIVLSTLPMILIFFGLQNYFVQGITGSVKQ; this is encoded by the coding sequence ATGAAACGGAGAAACCTTCTCTTTAAAATATGCGCCTACGCCTTTCTGAGCATCGCCTTTGTGGCGTCGGTCTTTCCATTCTACTGGATGATCGTGGGGATGACCAACGCGGCGATCGAGGTGATCCAGGGCAAGATGACCTTCGGCCGGCATCTGGCGCAGAATCTGACCATCCTGTTCGGCCAATTCGACGTGGTCCGGATCTTCTTCAATTCGAGCAAGATCGCCATCCTGACCGTGATCGGGCAACTGATCGTTTCTTCCATGGCCGCCTACGGGTTCGAGTTTTACGTCACGAAGTCGCGGGAAAAAGTCTACGGCCTGGTGATGCTGTCGATGATGGTCCCTTTGGCCGCGCTGATGGTCCCGCTGTTCCGGATGATGGTCAAGTTCGGCCTGTTGAACACCCATGCGGGGCTGATCCTGATCTCGCTGGCTTCGGTGTTTATCATTTTCTTCTTCCGGCAGAGCTTCAAGACTTTCCCCAAGGAGATCATTCAGGCGGCCCGGGTGGACGGCGCCGGCGAATTCCGGATTTTCTGCTCCATCGTGGCGCCGGCCATGAAGGCGACCTACGCCGCGGCGGCGATTTACGCCTTTATGACCAGCTGGAATGCTTATATGATGCCGTTGATCCTGCTCCAGACCAACCAGCAGAAGACCCTGCCGCTGTTGGTCTCGACGATGGCTTCGGCCTATTTCCCGGAGTACGGCGCGGTGATGGCGGCGATTGTGCTGTCGACCCTGCCGATGATCCTGATCTTCTTCGGGCTGCAAAACTATTTCGTCCAAGGCATTACCGGATCCGTAAAACAATGA
- a CDS encoding carbohydrate ABC transporter permease produces the protein MLHNPATPPAKTRPPFASFEKSQNRYGWFFASFALLLLGLFMLYPIISSLYMSTISSRGVIQTFVGFGNYLKLLNDPVFLQALQNTFIFFLIQVPIMLLLALVIASLLNDKSLRFRGVFRTGIFLPAVTSLVAYSLLFKMMFSADGFINHGLMALHLIAAPIPWLTEPFWARITVMIAMTWRWTGYNMIFYLSGLQNIPDDLYESAEIDGAGRLQQFRHITVPMLKPILLFTAIMSTIGTLQLFDEPMNFSAMGVSAATIGPGNSLLTMSVYIYNLCFKFMPNFGYASTVAYAIVFLVAVFSVIQFRLAGDKK, from the coding sequence ATGTTGCACAATCCGGCGACTCCTCCCGCGAAAACGCGGCCCCCATTCGCTTCCTTCGAGAAGAGCCAGAACCGGTACGGCTGGTTCTTTGCATCGTTCGCCCTGCTGTTATTGGGCCTCTTTATGCTGTACCCCATCATCAGCTCGCTCTATATGTCGACCATCTCCTCCCGCGGCGTCATTCAGACCTTCGTGGGCTTTGGGAATTATCTGAAATTGTTGAATGATCCGGTGTTTTTGCAGGCCTTGCAAAACACCTTCATTTTTTTCTTGATCCAGGTCCCGATCATGTTGTTGCTGGCCCTGGTCATCGCCTCGCTGTTGAATGACAAGTCGTTGCGGTTCCGCGGCGTCTTCCGGACCGGCATCTTTTTGCCGGCCGTCACCTCGCTGGTAGCCTACTCCCTGCTGTTTAAGATGATGTTCAGCGCGGATGGCTTTATCAACCACGGCCTCATGGCGCTCCACCTGATCGCCGCGCCCATTCCCTGGCTGACCGAGCCGTTCTGGGCGCGGATCACGGTGATGATCGCCATGACCTGGCGCTGGACCGGGTATAACATGATCTTCTACCTGTCGGGGCTGCAGAACATCCCCGACGACCTGTACGAATCGGCCGAGATCGACGGCGCGGGCCGCTTGCAGCAGTTCCGGCACATCACGGTGCCGATGCTGAAACCGATCCTGCTGTTTACGGCGATCATGTCCACCATCGGCACCCTGCAGCTGTTCGACGAGCCGATGAACTTTTCGGCGATGGGCGTCTCCGCGGCGACCATCGGGCCCGGCAATTCGCTGCTGACGATGTCGGTGTACATCTACAATCTCTGCTTCAAATTCATGCCGAACTTCGGCTACGCTTCCACGGTGGCCTATGCCATCGTCTTCCTGGTGGCGGTGTTCTCCGTGATCCAATTTAGGCTGGCAGGTGATAAAAAATGA
- a CDS encoding ABC transporter substrate-binding protein: MKKLFAMLVTVCMAVSLLACSGAAAMGAAKKSGKITIWAWDPNFNIAVMKEAKARYQKNNPNVQIEIVEMAKADVEQKLHTVLASGVKEGLPDIVLIEDYNAQKYLQAYPGAFDDLTKKINHKNFASYKNKLMTVNGKIYGVPFDSGVSALFYRTDYLAKAGYKPSDLNNLTWDKFIEIGKKVKAATGKDAYTFDPADGGLIRIMLQSAGLWYFDKNGKPYIANNPALKEAFATYKKLMESGMIKKTTGWNEWVSAFNKGEAASIITGCWIIGSIKAEKSQSGKWAALPTPRMNLKASVNYSNLGGSSWYITQGSSNKAVAEDFLKSTFAADKDFYQKILVGQGAIGTYLPAQNGPSYTVADEFFGGQKVFSDFSAWMKKIPGINYGVYTYEADTALMTVMPEYLAGKLTVEAALKKAEDQLKNQINL, encoded by the coding sequence GTGAAGAAGCTTTTTGCAATGCTTGTAACGGTTTGTATGGCAGTTTCACTGCTGGCTTGCAGCGGCGCGGCCGCCATGGGAGCTGCCAAAAAATCGGGCAAGATTACCATCTGGGCCTGGGACCCCAATTTCAACATCGCGGTGATGAAGGAGGCCAAAGCCCGGTACCAGAAGAACAATCCCAATGTCCAGATCGAGATCGTGGAGATGGCCAAGGCCGATGTGGAACAAAAGCTCCATACGGTGCTGGCGTCCGGCGTCAAAGAGGGTTTGCCGGATATCGTCCTGATCGAGGATTACAATGCCCAGAAATACCTGCAGGCCTATCCCGGCGCTTTTGACGATCTGACCAAGAAGATCAATCACAAGAATTTCGCCAGCTACAAAAATAAGCTGATGACCGTGAACGGCAAGATTTACGGCGTTCCGTTCGATTCCGGCGTGAGCGCGCTGTTCTACCGCACCGACTACCTGGCCAAGGCGGGATACAAGCCTTCCGACCTGAATAACCTCACCTGGGATAAATTCATCGAGATCGGCAAGAAAGTGAAAGCCGCCACCGGCAAGGACGCCTACACCTTTGACCCGGCCGACGGCGGCTTGATCCGGATCATGTTGCAGTCCGCCGGCTTGTGGTATTTTGACAAGAACGGCAAACCCTACATCGCCAACAATCCGGCGTTGAAGGAAGCCTTTGCCACCTACAAGAAGCTCATGGAGTCGGGAATGATCAAAAAGACCACCGGCTGGAACGAATGGGTCTCCGCCTTCAACAAAGGCGAGGCGGCCTCGATCATCACCGGTTGCTGGATCATCGGTTCCATCAAGGCCGAGAAGAGTCAGTCCGGCAAATGGGCGGCCCTTCCCACCCCCAGGATGAATCTGAAGGCTTCGGTGAACTATTCCAACCTGGGCGGCTCGAGCTGGTACATCACCCAGGGTTCGTCCAACAAGGCCGTGGCCGAAGACTTCCTGAAATCCACCTTCGCGGCGGATAAGGACTTCTACCAGAAGATCCTGGTCGGCCAGGGCGCCATCGGAACCTACCTGCCGGCTCAGAACGGTCCTTCCTATACGGTAGCCGACGAGTTCTTCGGCGGCCAAAAAGTCTTTTCCGATTTCTCGGCCTGGATGAAGAAGATTCCGGGCATCAATTACGGCGTCTATACGTACGAGGCGGATACGGCCCTGATGACCGTCATGCCGGAATACCTGGCCGGCAAGCTCACCGTGGAAGCGGCGCTCAAGAAAGCCGAAGATCAACTCAAAAACCAGATCAATTTATAG
- a CDS encoding LacI family DNA-binding transcriptional regulator gives MTTIKEIANKAGVSPATVSRVLNHDTTLSVSAETKVRILEIAEELEYKTVRERKNGAAENRRLTFGVLDWYSELELLDDPYYLYLMTTIEKECALAGIDTFKINKVNDRYQVMVKDLDGIIAIGKFSDGEINDLAAYTGNIVFVDSSPQEKLYDSVTINLKLGITEALQYLVDLGHTEIGFLGGSVVGDHKEATIDERKRVFIATMEKHGLFNPDFVFTGSRISYQEGYHLIFQALESAKLPTALLIANDTMATGALRALHEAKIHVPNQISIIGYNDLATSKYLIPPLTTVRVHLNFMAVSAIDLLKERIEKGRVLPKKVLVPSELVIRKSCKKR, from the coding sequence ATGACGACAATCAAGGAGATCGCCAATAAGGCCGGGGTTTCCCCGGCGACCGTTTCCAGGGTATTAAACCACGATACGACACTATCGGTCTCCGCCGAGACCAAAGTGCGGATCCTGGAGATCGCCGAAGAGTTGGAGTATAAAACGGTTCGGGAAAGAAAGAACGGTGCCGCCGAAAACCGCCGGCTGACTTTCGGCGTCTTGGACTGGTATTCCGAGCTGGAGTTGCTGGATGACCCCTACTACCTGTACCTGATGACCACCATCGAAAAGGAATGCGCCCTGGCGGGCATCGATACCTTCAAGATCAATAAGGTCAACGACAGGTATCAAGTGATGGTCAAGGACCTCGACGGCATCATCGCTATCGGCAAGTTCTCCGACGGGGAGATCAACGATCTCGCCGCCTATACGGGCAATATCGTCTTTGTGGACTCGTCGCCCCAGGAAAAATTGTACGATTCGGTGACCATCAATTTGAAGCTGGGGATCACCGAAGCGCTGCAATACCTGGTGGACCTGGGCCATACCGAGATCGGCTTTCTGGGCGGTTCGGTCGTCGGCGATCATAAAGAAGCGACCATCGACGAGCGCAAGCGGGTCTTCATCGCCACCATGGAGAAACACGGCTTGTTCAATCCGGACTTCGTCTTCACCGGGAGCCGCATCTCCTACCAGGAGGGTTATCACCTGATCTTCCAGGCGCTCGAATCCGCCAAGCTGCCCACGGCCTTGCTGATCGCCAACGACACCATGGCCACCGGCGCGCTGCGGGCGCTGCACGAGGCCAAGATCCACGTGCCGAACCAGATCAGCATCATCGGTTATAACGACCTCGCCACCTCGAAGTACCTGATCCCGCCGCTGACCACCGTCCGGGTGCATCTGAACTTCATGGCCGTGAGCGCCATCGATCTGCTCAAGGAACGGATCGAAAAAGGACGGGTTCTCCCCAAAAAAGTCCTGGTCCCCAGCGAACTGGTGATCCGGAAGAGCTGCAAAAAACGGTGA
- a CDS encoding ketopantoate reductase family protein — translation MSTIQKVYLSGLGAIGSAYASRLYESDPGLVTVIADPERIERYRRQGIVVNGREYPFRFVTPEAAAEPADLILIAVKQHHLAESIRAIRNVVGERTIILSLLNGITSEELIGAEYGPDKLLYSFVVGTDAVREGTRTRFSSMGKIVFGDKLNRTASPKVAAVKELFDRAGVPYQIPEDMLRELWWKFMMNVGVNQTSAVLKAPYGVFQKVGEARELMTMASCEVIRLAQKQGINLSEEDIRDYIGIINGLSPQGKTSMLQDVEAGRKTEVEIFAGTVVSLGRQYGVATPVNEVLLRMIRTLERTYRGIPE, via the coding sequence ATGTCAACCATCCAAAAGGTCTATCTGTCGGGCCTTGGCGCCATCGGCAGCGCCTATGCCAGCCGGTTGTACGAGAGCGATCCCGGGCTGGTGACGGTGATCGCCGATCCGGAACGGATCGAACGCTATCGACGCCAGGGGATCGTCGTCAACGGCCGGGAATATCCCTTCCGGTTCGTGACGCCGGAGGCCGCGGCCGAGCCGGCCGACCTGATCCTGATCGCCGTCAAACAACACCACTTGGCCGAGAGCATCCGGGCCATCCGCAATGTGGTGGGCGAGCGGACGATCATTCTTTCCCTCTTGAACGGAATTACCAGCGAAGAGCTGATCGGCGCGGAATATGGCCCGGATAAGCTGCTTTATTCGTTCGTGGTCGGCACCGACGCGGTACGGGAAGGGACCCGGACCCGTTTTTCCAGCATGGGAAAGATCGTCTTCGGCGATAAGTTGAACCGGACCGCTTCGCCCAAGGTGGCCGCGGTCAAGGAGCTATTTGACCGGGCCGGGGTCCCCTACCAGATCCCCGAGGACATGCTCAGGGAACTCTGGTGGAAATTCATGATGAATGTCGGCGTCAATCAGACGTCGGCCGTCTTGAAGGCGCCGTACGGAGTCTTTCAAAAGGTGGGGGAGGCGCGGGAGCTGATGACCATGGCTTCGTGCGAGGTGATCCGGCTGGCGCAAAAACAAGGGATTAACCTCAGTGAGGAAGACATCCGGGATTATATCGGGATCATCAACGGGCTTTCGCCGCAAGGAAAAACTTCGATGCTGCAGGACGTGGAGGCCGGCCGCAAGACGGAAGTGGAGATCTTTGCCGGGACTGTGGTCAGCTTGGGACGGCAATACGGGGTGGCCACTCCGGTGAACGAGGTGCTGCTCCGGATGATTCGCACGCTGGAGCGGACCTATCGCGGGATCCCGGAATAA